From Buchnera aphidicola (Nurudea shiraii), the proteins below share one genomic window:
- the ispF gene encoding 2-C-methyl-D-erythritol 2,4-cyclodiphosphate synthase produces the protein MRIGHGFDVHAFGSEKPLIIGGVIIPYMHGLIAHSDGDIIAHTIIDALMGATANGDIGLMFPNKKKYKNINSRILLRKVWKIILRIGYVISNIDVTVIAQSPRMILYRDAMRKNISIDLTCLMSDVSVKFTTTEKLGFIGRKEGIACEVVVMLEDLKKNNNDKV, from the coding sequence ATGAGAATTGGACATGGTTTTGATGTACATGCTTTTGGTAGTGAAAAACCATTAATTATTGGAGGAGTAATTATTCCTTATATGCATGGTTTGATTGCTCATTCTGATGGTGATATTATTGCACATACTATTATTGATGCGTTAATGGGTGCTACTGCTAATGGTGATATTGGTTTGATGTTTCCCAATAAAAAAAAATATAAAAATATCAATAGTCGGATTTTATTGAGAAAAGTTTGGAAAATAATTTTGAGAATAGGGTACGTTATATCTAATATAGATGTAACGGTGATTGCGCAATCTCCTAGAATGATATTGTATAGAGATGCTATGAGGAAAAATATTTCTATCGACTTAACTTGTTTAATGAGTGACGTAAGTGTTAAGTTTACTACTACTGAAAAATTAGGTTTTATTGGAAGAAAAGAAGGAATAGCGTGTGAAGTTGTGGTTATGTTAGAAGATTTAAAAAAAAATAATAATGATAAAGTATAG
- a CDS encoding septum formation initiator family protein: protein MLFFVQANFFLGDSGLYNYIILHEKILKKKSDILRLSRRNAKLLLEIKHCSTHSELEEEYVQSNLDMIKNNETFYRIIMDDKYHLNKID from the coding sequence TTGTTATTTTTTGTACAAGCAAATTTTTTTTTAGGAGATAGTGGTTTATATAATTATATAATATTGCATGAAAAAATATTAAAAAAAAAGTCAGATATTCTTCGTCTTAGTAGACGAAATGCGAAATTATTATTAGAAATAAAACATTGTAGTACACATAGTGAATTAGAAGAAGAATATGTTCAAAGTAATTTAGATATGATAAAAAATAATGAAACTTTTTATAGAATTATAATGGATGATAAGTATCATCTTAACAAGATTGATTAA
- the ispD gene encoding 2-C-methyl-D-erythritol 4-phosphate cytidylyltransferase, which translates to MISIILTRLINIYKIADMLFYEKSSSLLRVKVAAVIPAAGIGSRMLSNIPKQYIKIKGRTILEHSVNIFLMNFNIKKIIIVLHKKDNFFYKLPIALHPKVFSVIGGRSRINSVLLGLLAIHDSEWVVIHDAVRPCLDFHDLEKIMNVIKYSTFGGILATPVINTIKYSINNLSVLHTINRDKLWNALTPQCFPLELLISCVKKIIKKKISVTDEASVMEYFGYYPELVRGSSKNIKITYQEDIDLASYYLKK; encoded by the coding sequence ATGATAAGTATCATCTTAACAAGATTGATTAATATTTATAAGATTGCTGACATGTTATTTTATGAAAAAAGTAGTAGTTTGTTACGTGTTAAAGTGGCAGCTGTTATTCCTGCTGCTGGAATTGGAAGTCGAATGTTATCAAATATTCCTAAACAATATATCAAAATAAAAGGACGTACTATTCTTGAACATAGTGTAAATATTTTTTTAATGAACTTTAATATAAAAAAAATAATAATTGTTTTACATAAGAAAGATAATTTTTTTTACAAATTACCTATTGCATTGCATCCTAAAGTCTTTTCTGTTATAGGAGGACGATCTCGTATCAATTCTGTGTTGTTGGGTTTATTAGCTATTCACGATTCAGAGTGGGTTGTAATTCATGATGCAGTCAGACCATGTTTGGATTTTCATGATTTAGAAAAAATTATGAATGTAATTAAATATAGTACATTTGGTGGAATATTAGCTACTCCAGTAATTAACACTATTAAGTATAGTATAAATAACTTAAGTGTTTTGCACACAATTAATCGTGATAAATTATGGAATGCGTTAACTCCTCAATGTTTTCCTTTAGAGTTATTAATATCTTGTGTAAAAAAAATAATAAAAAAAAAGATAAGTGTAACTGATGAAGCATCAGTTATGGAATATTTTGGATATTATCCGGAGCTGGTGAGAGGAAGTAGTAAAAATATTAAAATAACTTATCAAGAAGATATAGACTTAGCTAGTTATTATTTAAAGAAATAA
- a CDS encoding CTP synthase has product MTTHYVFITGGVVSSLGKGITTASLAAILEARHLNVTIIKLDPYINIDPGTISPIQHGEVFVTEDGAETDLDLGHYERFIRNKMTHKNNFTTGSIYAEVLQKERNGDYLGSTIQVIPHITNAIKNRIFLCSENKDIIFVEIGGTVGDIESLPFLEAIRQIAIDVGKKNTIYIHLTLIPYISVTKEIKTKPTQHSVKELLSIGIQPDILICRSQKIISTSEQKKIALFCNVSKNAVISLYDVKSIYAIPKLLNSQKVDDLICNHFNLQTPQADLSEWDQVIYNEYSSQKTVTIGIIGKYVKLPDAYKSVIEALKHGGLKNKTIVEIKLINSKHIKKSNIKSLKSLHGILVPGGFGKTGINGKIMSTQYAREKNVPFFGICLGMQIALIEFARNVIGWKEANSTEFSPTCKYPVISLIQEQEKTPIKNLTKKTKNNLKGSMRLGNQLCYLKKNSLSRKLYKTNTILERHRHRYEVNNNFLEKIEEHGLHVTGISKNKKLVEIIELSNHIWFLACQFHPEFTSTPRDGHPLFSNFIKAAIKFKSLKY; this is encoded by the coding sequence ATGACAACACATTACGTTTTTATAACCGGGGGGGTAGTATCATCCCTAGGAAAAGGTATTACAACAGCTTCTTTAGCTGCAATTCTTGAAGCACGACATCTCAATGTCACGATTATAAAACTAGATCCATATATTAATATAGATCCAGGAACTATAAGCCCAATACAACATGGAGAAGTATTTGTTACTGAAGACGGTGCAGAAACAGATTTAGACTTAGGACATTATGAACGATTTATTCGGAACAAAATGACCCATAAAAACAATTTTACTACAGGAAGTATTTATGCAGAAGTATTACAAAAAGAAAGAAATGGAGACTATTTGGGATCCACTATTCAAGTAATTCCTCATATTACTAATGCTATTAAAAACAGAATTTTTTTATGCTCTGAAAACAAAGATATTATATTTGTTGAAATCGGAGGAACAGTAGGTGATATAGAATCTTTACCTTTTCTAGAAGCAATACGGCAAATAGCAATAGATGTAGGAAAAAAAAATACCATATATATTCATTTAACTCTTATTCCTTATATATCTGTAACAAAAGAAATTAAAACTAAACCTACTCAACATTCAGTTAAAGAACTACTATCAATTGGGATACAACCTGACATATTAATATGTCGTTCACAAAAAATAATTTCAACTTCGGAACAAAAAAAAATTGCTTTGTTTTGTAACGTATCAAAAAACGCAGTAATTTCTCTGTATGATGTAAAATCTATTTATGCTATTCCAAAATTATTAAATTCTCAAAAAGTAGACGATTTAATTTGCAATCATTTTAATCTTCAAACCCCTCAAGCTGACTTGTCAGAATGGGATCAAGTTATATATAACGAATATAGCTCTCAAAAAACAGTAACTATTGGAATTATCGGAAAATATGTAAAGCTTCCAGATGCTTATAAATCAGTTATAGAAGCGTTAAAACATGGCGGTTTAAAAAACAAAACTATTGTTGAAATAAAACTAATTAATTCCAAACACATTAAAAAATCCAACATAAAATCACTGAAATCGTTACATGGTATTTTAGTTCCAGGAGGATTTGGAAAAACAGGAATAAACGGAAAAATAATGTCTACGCAGTATGCTAGAGAGAAAAACGTTCCTTTTTTTGGAATCTGTTTAGGCATGCAAATTGCATTAATAGAATTTGCTAGAAATGTTATAGGTTGGAAAGAAGCTAATTCTACAGAGTTTTCACCTACATGTAAATATCCTGTAATTTCTTTAATACAAGAACAAGAAAAAACCCCGATTAAAAACTTAACTAAAAAAACCAAAAACAACTTAAAAGGATCAATGAGATTAGGAAATCAATTATGTTATTTAAAAAAAAATAGTTTATCTAGAAAATTATACAAAACCAATACTATATTAGAAAGACACAGACATCGATATGAAGTCAACAATAACTTTTTAGAAAAAATAGAAGAACACGGACTACATGTCACAGGAATATCTAAGAATAAAAAATTAGTAGAAATTATAGAATTGTCCAATCATATCTGGTTTCTTGCATGCCAGTTTCATCCAGAATTTACATCAACGCCAAGAGATGGACATCCTTTATTTTCTAATTTTATAAAAGCAGCAATAAAATTTAAAAGTTTAAAATATTAA
- the eno gene encoding phosphopyruvate hydratase, with protein sequence MSKIEKIISREIIDSRGYPTIESEVHLTGGCVGLASIPSGSSTGSKEALELRDNDKSRFFGKGVIKSVELINNIISKNLKNKDSTNQKDIDEIMIQLDGTKNKSKLGSNTILAVSLATARAAASYKNIPLYQHIAELNNTPGKFSIPVPMINIINGGKHADNNIDIQEFMIQPICSKTIKEAIRAGSEIFYTLGTILRKKKLSTSVGDEGGYAPNLNSNESALKIIKEAIESSGYILGKDITFAIDCAASELYDKNTKQYILKGENKTFTSKEFTHYLETLTNKYPITSIEDGQNESDWSGFLYQTQKLGKTIKIVGDDLFATNVHLLKKGIEKGIANSILIKLNQIGTLSETLEVIKMAKNSKYTTIISHRSGETEDTFISDLSVGTNSNYIKTGSMSRSERTSKYNRLIRIEEHLHTNINIL encoded by the coding sequence ATGTCTAAAATTGAAAAAATCATTTCCAGAGAAATAATAGACTCTAGAGGATATCCAACAATTGAATCTGAGGTTCACTTAACAGGAGGATGTGTTGGACTAGCATCTATTCCTTCTGGATCTTCAACTGGTTCTAAAGAAGCCTTAGAACTACGAGACAATGACAAATCACGATTTTTTGGAAAAGGAGTGATTAAATCTGTTGAACTCATTAATAATATTATTTCTAAAAATTTGAAAAACAAAGATTCTACAAATCAAAAAGATATAGATGAAATTATGATCCAATTAGATGGAACAAAAAATAAATCTAAATTGGGATCCAATACTATTCTTGCAGTATCTTTAGCTACAGCTAGAGCTGCAGCATCATACAAAAATATACCTTTATATCAACATATTGCAGAATTAAATAATACACCAGGAAAATTTAGTATACCTGTTCCTATGATAAATATTATCAATGGAGGAAAACATGCTGATAATAATATAGATATACAAGAATTTATGATACAACCTATTTGTTCAAAAACCATAAAAGAAGCTATTCGAGCAGGATCAGAAATATTTTATACGTTAGGGACTATTTTAAGAAAAAAAAAATTGAGCACATCTGTTGGAGATGAAGGAGGATATGCTCCTAATCTAAATTCAAACGAATCAGCACTAAAAATAATAAAAGAAGCTATTGAATCATCTGGATATATTTTAGGAAAAGATATTACGTTTGCTATAGATTGTGCTGCTTCAGAATTATATGATAAAAATACGAAACAATATATATTAAAAGGAGAAAACAAAACTTTTACATCAAAAGAATTTACTCATTATTTAGAAACTCTTACTAATAAATATCCTATTACATCTATAGAAGATGGGCAAAATGAATCAGACTGGTCCGGATTTTTATATCAAACACAAAAGTTAGGAAAAACAATCAAAATAGTAGGAGACGATTTGTTTGCTACTAACGTTCATCTCTTAAAAAAAGGAATAGAAAAAGGTATTGCTAATTCTATATTAATTAAATTAAATCAAATTGGAACGCTAAGTGAAACTCTAGAAGTTATTAAAATGGCTAAAAACTCGAAATATACTACAATAATATCACATAGATCAGGAGAAACAGAAGATACATTTATATCTGATCTATCTGTAGGAACAAATTCAAATTATATTAAAACAGGTTCTATGAGTAGGTCTGAACGTACATCTAAATATAATCGATTAATAAGAATTGAAGAACATTTACATACAAACATAAATATCTTGTAA
- the glnS gene encoding glutamine--tRNA ligase, whose protein sequence is MKQTTQNFIQKIIHHDLVNNKVNNIKTRFPPEPNGYLHIGHAKSIFLNVYLSEKFKGTCNLRFDDTNPKKENIHFIKSIIKDIKWLEYKFEKNIFYASSYFEEMYKFAKELILKGLAYVDQLNKEEIRKYRGTLNSPGINSPYRTQTIKENISLFKKMKNGYFSEGFACLRAKIDMKSPFIVMRDPVLYRILFFEHHQTKKKWCIYPTYDFAHCISDSLEKITHSLCTLEFQDNRKLYEWILNNINISHRSHQYEFSRLKLAYSVLSKRKLQILVSNNIVNGWDDPRMPTISGLKRRGYTPRSIKHFCKKIGITKQENIIELSFLESCIKKDLNLNAFRYMAIINPIKIYICNFPKNYKKVLIIPNHPNISKMGTHKSIFSNEIYIDRLDLCENNDMSNKKLAIGREIRLRHAYTINAQEFIRDNNNNIKKIICTYNKNTLGKNPINKKVSGVIHWISTKNALPAQFNLYEKLFLLKDPESKKDFLKYINKNSLVVKNGFVESGILKNISRKQYQFEREGYFCIDKKYYFTNILTFNRIVQLKKNKNI, encoded by the coding sequence ATGAAACAAACAACACAAAACTTTATCCAAAAAATAATTCATCATGATTTAGTAAACAATAAAGTTAACAATATTAAAACAAGATTTCCTCCTGAACCAAACGGTTATTTACACATAGGACATGCAAAATCTATATTCTTAAATGTTTATTTATCCGAAAAATTTAAAGGAACATGTAATTTAAGATTCGACGATACCAACCCAAAAAAAGAAAATATTCACTTCATCAAGAGTATTATAAAAGATATAAAATGGTTGGAATATAAATTTGAGAAAAATATCTTTTATGCTTCTTCTTACTTTGAAGAAATGTATAAATTTGCAAAAGAACTAATTTTAAAAGGATTAGCCTATGTTGATCAATTAAATAAAGAAGAAATACGAAAATATAGAGGAACATTAAATTCTCCAGGAATCAATAGCCCATATCGAACACAAACTATTAAAGAAAACATTTCATTATTTAAAAAAATGAAAAACGGATATTTTTCAGAAGGATTTGCATGCCTAAGGGCTAAAATTGATATGAAGTCACCTTTTATTGTTATGAGAGATCCTGTTTTATATCGAATTTTATTTTTTGAACATCATCAAACTAAAAAAAAATGGTGTATATATCCTACATACGATTTTGCACATTGTATTTCTGATTCATTAGAAAAAATTACACATTCTTTATGTACATTAGAATTCCAAGATAATAGAAAATTATACGAATGGATTCTAAATAATATTAATATTTCTCATCGTTCTCATCAATACGAATTTTCTAGACTAAAATTAGCATACTCTGTTTTGTCCAAAAGAAAATTACAAATTTTAGTATCTAATAATATTGTAAATGGATGGGATGATCCTAGAATGCCTACAATTTCGGGACTAAAAAGAAGAGGATATACTCCTCGTTCTATAAAACACTTCTGCAAAAAAATTGGAATAACTAAACAAGAAAACATAATAGAATTGTCCTTTTTAGAATCCTGTATTAAAAAAGATTTAAATTTAAATGCTTTTCGCTATATGGCAATTATTAATCCAATAAAAATATATATTTGTAATTTTCCAAAAAACTACAAAAAAGTACTAATAATTCCTAATCATCCCAACATTTCAAAAATGGGAACTCATAAATCTATTTTTAGTAATGAAATATATATAGATCGATTAGATTTATGCGAGAATAATGATATGTCAAATAAAAAGCTAGCAATAGGAAGAGAAATTAGATTAAGACATGCATACACTATCAATGCACAAGAATTTATAAGAGATAACAATAACAACATAAAAAAAATTATTTGTACATATAATAAAAATACATTAGGTAAAAATCCTATTAACAAAAAAGTATCAGGAGTAATTCACTGGATTTCTACTAAAAATGCATTACCAGCACAATTTAATCTATATGAAAAGTTATTTTTATTAAAAGATCCTGAATCTAAAAAAGACTTTTTAAAATATATCAACAAAAATTCTCTAGTTGTAAAAAATGGTTTTGTAGAATCTGGAATATTGAAGAATATTTCTAGAAAACAATATCAATTTGAAAGAGAAGGATATTTTTGCATTGACAAAAAATATTATTTTACAAATATATTAACATTCAACAGAATAGTTCAACTAAAAAAAAATAAAAATATTTAA
- the rpiA gene encoding ribose-5-phosphate isomerase RpiA: MNLNKLKKSAASAAINYICPGSIIGIGTGSTISYFIKELSLFKNLVSGVVSSSSLSTSFLKKYGIPVCNLGDVKLLTHYFDSADEINFNLQMIKGGGAALTQEKVIASVAKTFICIADETKLVKVLGKFPLPIEIIPMSASYIFQKIKKLGGTPKIRKNVTTDNGNIIIDVYNFKISNPILIEKKINCFPGVVSVGLFASRTADIALISKSSGITVIKK, encoded by the coding sequence ATGAATTTAAATAAATTAAAAAAATCTGCAGCATCTGCTGCCATAAATTATATTTGTCCTGGTTCTATAATTGGAATCGGAACAGGATCTACTATATCATATTTTATTAAAGAATTGAGTTTGTTTAAAAATTTAGTTAGTGGAGTAGTGTCTAGTTCTAGTCTTTCTACATCGTTTTTAAAAAAATATGGAATTCCTGTATGTAATTTAGGTGATGTAAAGTTGTTAACGCATTATTTTGACAGCGCAGACGAAATTAATTTTAATTTGCAAATGATTAAGGGAGGGGGAGCTGCATTAACACAAGAAAAAGTTATTGCTTCTGTAGCTAAAACGTTCATTTGTATTGCTGATGAAACAAAATTAGTTAAAGTTTTAGGAAAATTCCCGCTTCCTATAGAAATAATACCAATGTCTGCTTCTTATATATTCCAAAAAATAAAAAAGTTAGGAGGTACACCTAAAATTAGGAAGAATGTTACTACAGACAATGGAAATATAATAATAGATGTATACAATTTCAAAATATCAAATCCAATTTTAATAGAAAAAAAAATTAATTGTTTTCCAGGTGTTGTTAGTGTAGGATTATTTGCATCTCGAACAGCAGATATTGCTTTAATTAGTAAATCATCTGGAATAACAGTTATTAAAAAATAA